The window CTCCATTTTATTATCCATGTTTCTACTATTAAATGTTAAGCTTTATGCTGAGATGCTACTCAGTATTTATTATTTAGTAATGAGTATTTATGGTTGGGTAATTTGGAAAAAGCGCAAAGAGGATGGAGCAAATCAAGTTTCGTGGAGTACAAAAAAAGAGCTTTTAATTGCTATTCTAATTTCTACACTAGGCTTTATTATTCTTTATCTGGCATTGAGGCACCATACAGATTCAGATGTGCCTATTTTAGATGCCTTTGTTTCTTCAACAGCTTGGGCTGGAATGTGGCTACTGGCAAAACGAAAAATTGAGAATTGGATATTTCTGAACATTTCAAATATTGTG is drawn from Pedobacter mucosus and contains these coding sequences:
- the pnuC gene encoding nicotinamide riboside transporter PnuC, coding for MNFQDWLRLFQEQILNTSIIEWLAVGFGVSEVLLAKKNNIWLYPTGIVSILLSMFLLLNVKLYAEMLLSIYYLVMSIYGWVIWKKRKEDGANQVSWSTKKELLIAILISTLGFIILYLALRHHTDSDVPILDAFVSSTAWAGMWLLAKRKIENWIFLNISNIVAIPLLFHKKLPLMGCLTTFLFIVAIFGFFDWKKIITNHKAQVI